In Candidatus Margulisiibacteriota bacterium, the genomic window CATCTTATTGCTCCTTTAAATATCAGTTGTTTGTCGTCAGTCGTTAGTTGTTAGTTATTTTTTAACCATCGTTCCAATACCGTGGTCGGTAAAGAGCTCCAGGAGCAGGGCGTGGCGAATCCGGCCATCTATAATGTGAGCGGTGTGGACCCCTTTACGGACCGCGTAGAGGCACGATTTAACTTTGGGGATCATGCCGCCGGAGAGTGAACCGGCTTTGATCATCTTGTCGGCCCGATATGTATTGACTTCGGAGATCA contains:
- a CDS encoding acetylglutamate kinase (catalyzes the phosphorylation of N-acetyl-L-glutamate to form N-acetyl-L-glutamate 5-phosphate) → ISEVNTYRADKMIKAGSLSGGMIPKVKSCLYAVRKGVHTAHIIDGRIRHALLLELFTDHGIGTMVKK